In the Desulfuromonadales bacterium genome, ATACGGCAGCGCCGCCAAGGCCAAGGAAGTCATGGAAGCCATGGTCAAGCGGACCCGCGGCGCCGGCGGTGAAGTCGTCGCCCTGCTCAAGACCGGCAGCGCCTTCTACAGCCCGGCCTCCTCGGCGATCGCCATGGCCGAATCGATCCTCAAGGACCAGAAGCGGGTGCTCCCCACCTGCGTCTACCTGAACGGCGAGTTCGGCGTCAAGGGCTACTACGTCGGCGTCCCCTGCGTCCTCGGCGAAAAGGGGGTCGAAAAGATTCTCCAGTTCAAACTCGACGCCGAAGAGCAGGCAATGATGGACAAGTCGGTCGCGGCCGTCAAGGGCCTGGTCGACAGCCTGAAATAACGGATACCATTGGCCGTGCGGAAAGAAGGGCAATGGCGACATTGCCCTTCTTTTCTATCTGCAAACACCGTTATTTTCGTATACAAATTTTGCTGGCAAAGCGTCGCCGTATATGGTAAAATTTCGCCGATTTATTAACCCGTTAATTTGATAATAACGGCAAACACGCACAGAAGGAGAGAAGCGGGAATGAGCAGTCCGAGAATCGAAGTAATCGAAAGGAACTGCAAGGGGTGCAGCATCTGCGTTGAATTCTGCCCCACCAACGTACTTGAGATGGATGCGTTCCTCGTCAAAGTCGCACGCCCCGAGGCCTGCATCAAGTGCATGCAGTGCGAACTGCGGTGCCCGGATTTTGCGATCAAGGTTCATGCGGAATAATCAATTCACAGGAGGTCGTTAATCGTGGCTAAAAAAGTTGCTCTTTTGCAGGGGAACGAAGCCTGCGCTCACGGCGCCTTGTACGCCGGCTGCAGTTTCTTCGGCGGCTACCCCATCACCCCCTCCACCGAGGTGGCGGAAGTTCTCTCCAACGAACTCCCCAAGATCGGCGGCAAGTTCATCCAGATGGAAGACGAGATCGGCGCCATGGCTTCGGTCATCGGCGCGTCCCTCACCGGCGCCAAGGCGCTGACTGCGACCTCCGGTCCCGGCGTCTCCCTGAAGCAGGAACTGATCGGCTATGCCTGCATCGCCGAGGTCCCCTGCGTCATCATCAACGTCATGCGCGGCGGCCCCTCCACCGGCATGCCGACCGGCCCCGGCCAGTCCGATGTGCAGCAGGCCAAATGGGGCACCCACGGCGACCATGCGACCATCGCCCTGGTCCCCGCTTCCTGCCAGGAGATCTTCAGCGAAACGGTACGCGCCTTCAACCTGGCCGAGAAATACCGCATGCCGGTGCAGGTCCTCTATGACGAGATCGTCGGCCACATGCGCGAGCGCATCGAGTTCCCCGAGCCGGGCGACCTCGAAGTCATCGACCGTGCCAAGCCGACCGTCCCGCCCGAGCAGTACAAGCCCTACGACACCTCCTTCGGTGATGTGCCGCCGCTGGCTGCCTTCGGCTCCGGTTACCGCTTCCACGTCACCGGCCTGAACAAGGCGCAGGACGGCTTCCCGACCACCAAGGCCGAGTACGTCGACAACGAAGAGCGCCGCCAGATCCGCAAGGTCGAGGGCGAAGCCGCCCGCGCCGACATCGAGAAGAACGACGAGTACCTGACCGAGGACGCCGAAGTGCTCATCTTCGCCTACGGCTCCACCAGCCGCTCCGCCCGCTACGCGGTCAACGAACTGCGCAAGGAGGGGATCAAGGCCGGCCTCTTCCGCCCCATCACCCTCTGGCCCTTCCCCGAGAAGCGCAT is a window encoding:
- a CDS encoding 4Fe-4S binding protein, producing the protein MSSPRIEVIERNCKGCSICVEFCPTNVLEMDAFLVKVARPEACIKCMQCELRCPDFAIKVHAE
- a CDS encoding malate dehydrogenase (Catalyzes the reversible oxidation of malate to oxaloacetate), which encodes YGSAAKAKEVMEAMVKRTRGAGGEVVALLKTGSAFYSPASSAIAMAESILKDQKRVLPTCVYLNGEFGVKGYYVGVPCVLGEKGVEKILQFKLDAEEQAMMDKSVAAVKGLVDSLK
- a CDS encoding 2-oxoacid:acceptor oxidoreductase subunit alpha, translating into MAKKVALLQGNEACAHGALYAGCSFFGGYPITPSTEVAEVLSNELPKIGGKFIQMEDEIGAMASVIGASLTGAKALTATSGPGVSLKQELIGYACIAEVPCVIINVMRGGPSTGMPTGPGQSDVQQAKWGTHGDHATIALVPASCQEIFSETVRAFNLAEKYRMPVQVLYDEIVGHMRERIEFPEPGDLEVIDRAKPTVPPEQYKPYDTSFGDVPPLAAFGSGYRFHVTGLNKAQDGFPTTKAEYVDNEERRQIRKVEGEAARADIEKNDEYLTEDAEVLIFAYGSTSRSARYAVNELRKEGIKAGLFRPITLWPFPEKRIAALGKKVKTIIVPELNLGQMNLEVERVVKGACPVISIGRVDGEPINPGQIMAQVKEVK